One segment of Danaus plexippus chromosome 10, MEX_DaPlex, whole genome shotgun sequence DNA contains the following:
- the LOC116766858 gene encoding endocuticle structural glycoprotein ABD-5-like has product MKSFIVFAMFVAAAVAVPVYNFSGAKAAKVIKFNLNNIGVNGYDYAYETSDGKLASEMAVLKNAGLENESLEVRGFFSYLGDDGKVYRVDYVANENGFQPSAPHLPA; this is encoded by the exons atgaaATCT ttcATTGTATTCGCTATGTTCGTGGCCGCAGCCGTTGCTGTCCCAGTTTACAACTTCTCAGGAGCCAAAGCAGCCAAGGTCATCAAGTTCAACCTGAACAACATCGGTGTCAATGGTTACGACTACGC TTATGAGACCAGTGACGGCAAGCTTGCCTCTGAAATGGCTGTATTGAAGAACGCCGGATTAGAGAACGAGAGTCTTGAAGTGCGTGGTTTCTTCAGCTACCTTGGTGATGATGGCAAGGTTTACCGCGTAGACTACGTCGCCAACGAAAACGGCTTCCAACCATCAGCTCCTCATCTCCCCGCCTAA
- the LOC116767143 gene encoding flexible cuticle protein 12-like, translated as MRSFIVFAFIMAVAAAASVPIYDISGDKAAKVIKFDLNNIGVNGYDFAYETSDGKVASEVAELKNAGLENEGLEVRGFFSYPGDDGKIYRVDYVANDKGFQPSAAHLPA; from the exons atgagatCT TTCATTGTATTCGCTTTCATAATGGCTGTGGCCGCAGCCGCCTCAGTCCCGATCTATGACATCTCAGGAGACAAAGCTGCCAAGGTCATCAAGTTCGATCTGAACAACATCGGAGTCAACGGTTATGACTTCGC CTACGAGACCAGTGACGGTAAGGTTGCCTCTGAGGTTGCCGAGCTGAAGAACGCCGGATTAGAGAACGAGGGTCTTGAAGTGCGTGGTTTCTTCAGCTACCCTGGTGATGATGGCAAGATTTACCGCGTAGACTACGTCGCCAACGACAAGGGCTTCCAACCATCAGCTGCCCATCTCCCCGCCTAA